From Caretta caretta isolate rCarCar2 chromosome 16, rCarCar1.hap1, whole genome shotgun sequence, the proteins below share one genomic window:
- the B3GALT9 gene encoding beta-1,3-galactosyltransferase 9: protein MFCRLRTHHWCFIIFNIMLFHALLFGGDLLEEYFLHSLPVTYTDMKILKIREKARKLDMDPLKTNMSKSYIISSSEVCSDQEVFLLVIVCSSPENRTRRNLIRLTWGNVTGIRGYAVLILFALGKPASETIQLDISEESQKHGDIIEGNFLDSFENQTLKIVMSMEWTVTFCSTARFVLKTEEEMFVNIPSLAEYLLSLRTHLEDIYIGRVIHQDMPDRDPQSQSFISLSKYQEEYYPDYCSGTAFVISQDVARKIYVVARETPVFVPPDVFVGICAKNAGIIPIQNSRFSGKKHIRYNRCCYKFIFTSSEMKDELFKEWREISDGKDCTLLETYYGLVSCRVLTYFDKFKHFNIETINKEALHFTN from the coding sequence ATGTTCTGCAGACTTCGGACACACCACTGGTGTTTTATTATATTCAACATCATGCTCTTCCATGCTTTGCTGTTTGGAGGAGATTTACTGGAGGAATACTTTCTACATTCGCTACCTGTCACCTACACGGACATGAAAATTCTCAAAATCAGGGAGAAGGCCAGGAAATTAGACATGGATCCCCTAAAGACCAATATGTCCAAGTCTTACATCATCAGCAGTTCAGAGGTCTGCTCAGATCAAGAGGTATTTCTGCTTGTTATTGTGTGCAGCAGCCCAGAAAACAGGACAAGGCGTAACCTGATTAGACTAACATGGGGGAATGTGACAGGCATCAGGGGGTATGCTGTgcttattttgtttgctttaggAAAGCCAGCTTCAGAAACCATCCAGTTAGACATCAGTGAAGAGTCTCAAAAGCATGGAGATATCATTGAAGGAAACTTCCTTGATTCTTTTGAGAATCAGACACTGAAGATTGTGATGAGCATGGAGTGGACTGTAACATTCTGTTCCACTGCAAGGTTTGTTCTCAAAACCGAAGAAGAAATGTTTGTCAACATTCCAAGTTTGGCTGAATATTTGCTTAGCTTAAGAACACATCTTGAGGATATTTACATTGGAAGAGTCATTCATCAAGATATGCCTGACAGAGACCCTCAAAGCCAGAGCTTCATTTCTCTCAGTAAATATCAAGAAGAGTATTACCCAGATTACTGTAGTGGAACGGCTTTTGTCATTTCCCAGGATGTTGCTCGGAAGATATACGTTGTTGCCAGGGAAACACCAGTTTTTGTTCCTCCTGACGTCTTTGTTGGAATCTGTGCTAAGAATGCTGGCATCATACCCATTCAAAATTCTAGATTTTCTGGGAAAAAGCACATTAGATACAATCGATGTTGCTACAAATTCATTTTCACCTCTTCTGAAATGAAAGATGAGCTATTTAAAGAATGGAGGGAGATAAGCGATGGGAAAGACTGCACTTTACTGGAAACTTATTATGGGCTGGTGTCCTGCAGAGTACTGACCTACTTTGACAAGTTTAAACATTTTAACATAGAAACAATAAACAAGGAGGCTTTGCATTTTACCAATTAA
- the PSMD5 gene encoding 26S proteasome non-ATPase regulatory subunit 5 has translation MAAEALELLARVSRLEEPLEELRALRVAVQALPLSALRERAPDIRLGSLFALLNVNDREQVALCVSILERFLQAVDPLYVIQNFREELQKGLFHPDDSVKLLTIAQVGRIVENSDAVREILNNPELLRQIIYCIGGEKIAVAKEAIKSLSRIAQTQDGLEALFASSFLVDLKNVMATSDVVRYRVYELIVEISSVSADSLNYCANSGLISELIEELTGDDVLVRATSIEMVTSLAYTKHGRQYLAQQGIIDKISNIIIGADSDPFSGFYLPGFVKFFGNLAIVDSPQQICEQYPVFMEKVFGMAEGHDPTMIGVAVDTLAILGSNVEGKQVLQKAGSRFEHLLNRIGHQAKNPPAELRLRCLDAISSLLYLPPDQQTEDLLGMTESWFAALSSQPLELFRSISTQPFPDLHCGALRVFTAIANQPWAQKLMLDSPGFVEYIVDRSVEPDKASKDAKYELVKALVNSKTIAEIFGNQYYLRLRAYLHEGPYYVKAVSATAVEGAE, from the exons ATGGCGGCGGAGGCGCTAGAGCTCCTCGCCCGGGTCTCCCGGCTGGAGGAGCCGCTGGAGGAGCTGCGGGCCCTGCGGGTGGCGGTGCAGGCCCTGCCGCTGAGCGCCCTGCGGGAGCGGGCGCCCGACATCCGCCTCGGAAGCCTCTTCGCTCTGCTCAACGTGAACGACAG AGAACAGGTTGCTTTATGTGTTTCTATCTTGGAGCGGTTTCTTCAGGCAGTGGATCCATTGTATGTAATTCAAAACTTCagagaagaacttcaaaaaggacTCTTTCATCCTGATGATTCAGTTAAACTTCTTACGATAGCCCAG GTTGGAAGAATAGTTGAAAATTCAGATGCTGTAAGAGAAATTCTCAATAATCCTGAATTATTAAGGCAAATCATTTATTGCATTGGTGGAGAGAAAATAGCTGTAGCTAAAGAG GCTATCAAATCACTGTCGAGAATAGCACAGACTCAAGATGGGCTGGAGGCTTTATTTGCAAGCAGTTTTTTGGTTGACTTGAAAAATGTCATGGCAACAAGTGATGTTGTGCGATACAGAGTATATGAG TTAATTGTTGAGATTTCTTCGGTGTCTGCAGATTCTTTGAATTACTGTGCGAACAGTGGACTAATATCTGAGCTAATTGAAGAACTGACTGGAGATGATGTGCTGGTCAG AGCTACCAGTATAGAGATGGTGACCTCATTGGCATACACTAAGCATGGACGTCAATATCTTGCGCAGCAAGGAATCATTGATAAAATTTCCAATATAATCATTGGGGCAGATTCTGATCCTTTCTCAGGCTTCTATTTGCCAG GATTTGTGAAATTTTTTggaaatctggctattgtagaCAGCCCACAGCAGATCTGTGAACAATATCCCGTCTTTATGGAAAAAGTATTTGGAATGGCTGAAGGCCATGACCCAACCATGATTGGAGTGGCTGTGGACACGCTTGCAATCCTGGGATCAAATGTGGAAGGAAAACAGGTTTTACAGAAAGCTG ggAGTAGATTTGAACATCTGTTAAATAGAATAGGGCACCAAGCAAAGAATCCCCCAGCAGAGCTAAGACTTCGATGTTTGGATGCCATATCATCTCTTCTTTACTTGCCA CCAGACCAGCAAACAGAAGACCTACTAGGAATGACTGAATCCTGGTTTGCTGCATTATCTAGCCAGCCATTGGAACTCTTCAGGAGTATTAGTACTCAGCCATTCCCTGATCTCCACTGTGGGGCTTTACGAGTGTTTACT GCTATTGCAAACCAACCATGGGCACAGAAACTGATGCTTGACAGTCCAGGATTTGTGGAATATATTGTAGACAGATCTGTGGAACCTGACAAAGCTTCAAAGGATGCCAAATATGAACTGGTTAAGGCCCTTGTAAATTCCAAAACAATAGCTGAAATATTTGGAAACCAATACTACTTAAGGCTGAGGGCATATCTTCATGAAGGTCCTTATTATGTTAAGGCTGTTTCTGCTACTGCTGTGGAAGGGGCAGAATAA
- the LOC125623603 gene encoding protein CutA homolog isoform X5 produces the protein MKMDWLTQRCQLPAAQSCTRPGCFTLLLVITLSLLMYPVLKSLGLQLHSAVTGSYISGTHSIAFINCPNEQVAKDIARAIMDKKLAACVNILPKASSMYFWEGEIEEATEILLLVKTRTSKISELSDYIRINWILVYRQPAAT, from the exons ATGAAGATGGACTGGCTAACTCAGCGCTGCCAGCTGCCGGCCGCCCAGAGCTGCACCCGTCCGGGATGCTTCACTTTGCTGCTG GTAATAACTCTGTCTTTACTGATGTACCCCGTGCTGAAGAGTCTAGGTCTTCAGCTGCACTCTGCAGTCACTGGCAGCTATATCTCGGGAACCCATTCCATTGCTTTCATTAACTGTCCCAATGAACAAGTTGCAAAGGATATTGCAAG GGCCATtatggataaaaagctggctgcCTGCGTGAATATCCTGCCGAAGGCCTCGTCTAT GTATTTTTGGGAAGGAGAAATAGAAGAAGCCACTGAAATACTTCTA ttagtGAAAACAAGGACGTCAAAAATAAGTGAATTATCAGACTACATCAG